In Streptomyces sp. NBC_00091, the following proteins share a genomic window:
- a CDS encoding YhjD/YihY/BrkB family envelope integrity protein, with the protein MTSTLRRLHDRLQGSPAGLAWSRGREIELMHRAMGFAALGFLTLVPLLVVVAAAAPGSGSGFGRWLGQALGVTASSRARVEMLFGAADLALERTTAFGLAALAVFGLTFGSAVQTGYEKVWDLPTARWHTMWRHVVWLALLVCYLALLVEIPAPSDDAVGTLMGTAGDMAGTCLFFWSSGRLLLGGRVRWRALLPGAVATSLGLLGLRVFSQLVFSPLIASNAVTYGPFGTLLVVQSWLVGVGFVVYGGALVGRLVHEHLTLRRLRTSGVLGAEEFPSHDPGRE; encoded by the coding sequence GTGACCTCGACCCTCCGGCGGCTCCACGACCGGCTCCAGGGCTCCCCGGCCGGGCTGGCGTGGAGCCGGGGCCGGGAGATCGAGCTGATGCACCGGGCGATGGGCTTCGCCGCCCTCGGGTTCCTCACCCTCGTGCCGCTGCTGGTGGTCGTGGCGGCGGCCGCGCCGGGCAGCGGCTCCGGCTTCGGCCGCTGGCTGGGCCAGGCGCTCGGGGTGACGGCCTCCTCGCGGGCCCGGGTCGAGATGCTCTTCGGGGCGGCGGACCTCGCGCTGGAGCGGACCACCGCCTTCGGGCTGGCGGCCCTCGCGGTCTTCGGCCTGACCTTCGGCTCCGCCGTCCAGACCGGCTACGAGAAGGTCTGGGACCTGCCGACGGCCCGATGGCACACCATGTGGCGGCACGTCGTCTGGCTGGCGCTGCTGGTCTGCTACCTCGCGCTGCTCGTGGAAATCCCCGCCCCCTCCGACGACGCGGTGGGCACCCTGATGGGCACCGCCGGCGACATGGCCGGCACCTGCCTGTTCTTCTGGAGTTCCGGGCGGCTCCTGCTGGGCGGCCGGGTCCGCTGGCGGGCGCTGCTCCCCGGCGCGGTGGCGACGAGCCTCGGGCTGCTGGGCCTCAGGGTCTTCTCCCAGCTGGTGTTCAGCCCGCTGATCGCCTCGAACGCGGTCACGTACGGCCCCTTCGGCACGCTGCTCGTCGTCCAGTCCTGGCTGGTCGGCGTCGGCTTCGTGGTCTACGGCGGGGCCCTGGTCGGCCGGCTCGTCCACGAGCACCTCACCCTGCGCCGGCTGCGGACCAGCGGAGTCCTGGGCGCCGAGGAGTTCCCTTCTCACGATCCGGGACGGGAGTGA
- the paaK gene encoding phenylacetate--CoA ligase PaaK encodes MTARTGLGDPEDFHDEGERLSPDELAALQLRRLRATLHRAYDRVAFYRQAFDKAGVHPDDCRSLADLSLFPLTTKADLREQYPFGMFAVPRTEVRRIHASSGTTGRPTVVGYTDGDLATWADVVARSLRAAGGRPGQIVHIAYGYGLFTGGLGAHYGAERLGCTVVPASGGMTDRQVRLIQDFRPEVIMVTPSYMLTLLDEMERQGIDPRGTSLRTGIFGAEPWTEEMRREIEDRLGIDAVDIYGLSEVIGPGVAQEFASHKDGLHIWEDHFYPEVIDPLTGAVLPDGEPGELVFTSLTKEAMPVVRYRTRDLTRLLPGTARPAFRRMEKVTGRSDDMIILRGVNLYPTQIEEILLRIPGLAPHFQLRLTREGRLDALTVRVEARREADAGRRRAAAGELVRAVKESVGVSVAVEVVEPESLERSVGKIKRVKDLRDPGDSGEGRGIPAGG; translated from the coding sequence ATGACGGCGCGTACGGGTCTCGGCGACCCCGAGGATTTCCACGACGAAGGCGAGCGGCTGAGCCCCGACGAGCTGGCGGCGCTCCAGCTGCGGCGGCTGCGGGCCACCCTGCACCGGGCGTACGACCGCGTCGCCTTCTACCGGCAGGCCTTCGACAAGGCGGGGGTGCATCCCGACGACTGCCGCTCGCTCGCGGACCTCTCCCTCTTCCCCCTCACCACCAAGGCCGACCTGCGCGAGCAGTACCCCTTCGGAATGTTCGCCGTCCCCCGCACCGAGGTGCGCCGCATCCACGCCTCCAGCGGCACCACCGGCCGCCCCACGGTGGTGGGCTACACCGACGGGGATCTGGCCACCTGGGCCGATGTCGTCGCCCGGTCGCTGCGCGCGGCGGGCGGCCGGCCGGGGCAGATCGTGCACATCGCGTACGGGTACGGCCTGTTCACCGGGGGTCTGGGCGCCCACTACGGCGCGGAGCGCCTGGGGTGCACGGTCGTCCCGGCCTCCGGGGGCATGACGGACCGCCAGGTCAGACTGATCCAGGACTTCCGCCCGGAGGTGATCATGGTGACCCCCTCCTACATGCTCACGCTGCTGGACGAGATGGAGCGCCAGGGCATCGACCCGCGCGGCACCTCGCTGCGCACCGGGATCTTCGGCGCCGAGCCCTGGACCGAGGAGATGCGCCGGGAGATCGAGGACCGGCTGGGCATCGACGCCGTGGACATATACGGCCTGTCCGAGGTGATCGGACCGGGCGTGGCCCAGGAGTTCGCCTCGCACAAGGACGGCCTGCACATCTGGGAGGACCACTTCTACCCCGAGGTGATCGATCCGCTGACCGGGGCGGTGCTGCCGGACGGGGAGCCCGGGGAGCTGGTGTTCACCTCCCTCACCAAGGAGGCCATGCCGGTCGTCCGCTACCGCACCCGGGACCTGACGAGGCTGCTGCCGGGGACCGCCCGGCCCGCCTTCCGCCGGATGGAGAAGGTGACCGGCCGCAGCGATGACATGATCATCCTGCGGGGGGTGAACCTCTACCCGACCCAGATCGAGGAGATACTCCTGCGGATCCCCGGGCTCGCCCCGCACTTCCAGCTGCGGCTGACCCGGGAGGGCCGGCTGGACGCCCTGACCGTGCGGGTGGAGGCGCGCCGGGAGGCCGATGCCGGGAGGCGACGGGCGGCGGCCGGGGAGCTGGTGCGGGCCGTCAAGGAGTCCGTGGGGGTGTCCGTCGCCGTCGAGGTGGTGGAGCCGGAGAGCCTGGAGCGCTCGGTGGGCAAGATCAAGCGGGTGAAGGACCTCCGGGACCCGGGCGACTCCGGGGAGGGCCGGGGCATACCGGCGGGCGGCTGA
- a CDS encoding alpha/beta fold hydrolase: MPAFTTYDGTELAYHVRGEGEPLVCLPGGAMRASRYLGDLGGLASGRRLVLLDLRGTGDSAIPADESTYRVDHQVADIEALRLHLGLDRVDLLAHSAAGNLVMLYAAAHPERLGRIALVTPTAWAVDLPSTPEQRLEGARRRAGTELYDTAIEAYARILAGSDTDENWDRAAPLFYGRWDEAARADFAAGEDEQNEKAAAAFAGPGAFDPPATRAALRRLTAEVLVLAGELDFNPGPALAARIARLFPRAVVDVQPATGHFPWLDDPARFTSRVERFLATGA, from the coding sequence ATGCCTGCATTCACCACCTATGACGGAACCGAACTCGCCTACCACGTCAGGGGGGAGGGCGAGCCGCTCGTCTGCCTCCCCGGCGGGGCCATGCGGGCCTCCCGGTACCTGGGCGACCTCGGCGGACTCGCCTCCGGGCGCCGGCTCGTCCTGCTCGACCTGCGCGGCACGGGGGACTCCGCGATACCCGCGGACGAGTCCACGTACCGCGTCGACCACCAGGTCGCCGACATCGAGGCGCTGCGGCTGCACCTGGGCCTGGATCGCGTGGACCTCCTGGCCCACTCGGCCGCCGGCAACCTGGTCATGCTGTACGCCGCGGCGCACCCCGAGCGGCTCGGCCGGATCGCCCTGGTCACCCCCACCGCCTGGGCGGTGGACCTCCCCAGCACCCCGGAACAGCGCCTGGAGGGGGCCCGCCGCCGGGCCGGCACCGAGCTGTACGACACGGCCATCGAGGCCTACGCGCGGATCCTCGCCGGCTCCGACACGGACGAGAACTGGGACCGCGCCGCCCCGCTCTTCTACGGCCGCTGGGACGAGGCCGCGCGGGCCGACTTCGCGGCGGGCGAGGACGAGCAGAACGAGAAGGCGGCCGCGGCCTTCGCCGGCCCGGGAGCCTTCGACCCGCCCGCCACCCGCGCCGCCCTGCGCCGGCTCACCGCGGAGGTGCTGGTCCTGGCGGGCGAGCTGGACTTCAACCCCGGCCCCGCCCTCGCGGCGCGCATCGCCCGGCTGTTCCCCCGCGCGGTCGTCGACGTCCAGCCCGCGACCGGGCACTTCCCCTGGCTGGACGACCCGGCCCGGTTCACCTCCCGAGTGGAGCGCTTCCTGGCCACAGGAGCCTGA
- a CDS encoding acyl-CoA synthetase — MEYNLADLFESVVDVVPDREALVYVDHPGTGAERRLTYAELDAAANRVAHHLLDSGLRPGEHLGLHLYNGIEYLQTVLACLKARLVPVNVNYRYVEEELVYLYDDADLAALVFEGEFTERVAAALPQTTKLRHLIRVGPAPEGAPEPAIAPVAYEDAEAAGSPGRGFPPRSADDLFIIYTGGTTGMPKGVMWRAEDLFFAGLFGGEPSGEPVKRPEELAERVAARGAGLTFFPAPPLMHGTSTLTSFIAFNYGQRVVIHRKYAPEEVLRTIEKEKVSSVSLVGDAMLRPLIDALNGPLKGTDLSSLFSVSSSGAIMSETVRAEFQRLVPHVVLLNNFGSSESGSNGRATDDSGPEKGFRLQVNDRTQVVDPVSHEPVPVGVPGRLAQRGHVPLGYYNDPVKTAETFFQKGTERWVLLGDMATVDEQGIVTVLGRGSQCINTGGEKVYPEEVEQALKSHPDVYDALVAGVPDPTWGSHVAAVVQVRDGAPEPTLEEIQRHCRTRLAGYKIPRQLVITPAVQRSPSGKADYRWAKAVATEADAAR; from the coding sequence GTGGAGTACAACCTTGCCGACCTGTTCGAGTCGGTCGTGGACGTGGTCCCGGACCGCGAGGCGCTGGTGTACGTGGACCACCCCGGGACCGGCGCCGAGCGCCGCCTCACGTACGCGGAGCTGGACGCGGCGGCGAACCGCGTCGCGCACCACCTGCTGGACAGCGGACTGAGGCCCGGCGAACACCTGGGGCTGCACCTCTACAACGGGATCGAGTACCTGCAGACCGTACTGGCCTGCCTCAAGGCCCGCCTGGTACCGGTGAACGTCAACTACCGGTACGTGGAGGAGGAGCTGGTCTACCTCTACGACGACGCCGACCTCGCCGCGCTCGTCTTCGAGGGCGAGTTCACGGAGCGGGTGGCGGCCGCGCTGCCGCAGACGACGAAGCTGCGGCACCTGATCCGGGTCGGGCCGGCGCCCGAGGGCGCTCCGGAGCCGGCGATCGCGCCAGTCGCGTACGAGGACGCGGAGGCGGCCGGGTCCCCGGGGCGCGGCTTCCCGCCGCGCAGCGCGGACGACCTGTTCATCATCTACACCGGCGGCACCACCGGTATGCCCAAGGGCGTCATGTGGCGGGCCGAAGACCTGTTCTTCGCGGGGCTGTTCGGCGGGGAGCCCTCGGGCGAGCCGGTGAAGCGGCCGGAGGAGCTGGCCGAGCGGGTCGCGGCGCGCGGCGCGGGGCTCACCTTCTTCCCGGCGCCCCCGCTGATGCACGGCACCTCGACGCTGACCTCGTTCATCGCCTTCAACTACGGCCAGCGGGTGGTCATCCACCGCAAGTACGCGCCCGAGGAAGTGCTCCGCACCATCGAGAAGGAGAAGGTGTCGAGCGTGTCGCTGGTGGGCGACGCGATGCTCCGGCCGCTCATCGACGCCCTGAACGGCCCGCTGAAGGGGACGGACCTGTCCTCGCTGTTCAGCGTCTCCTCGTCCGGGGCGATCATGTCGGAGACCGTCCGCGCCGAGTTCCAGCGCCTGGTGCCGCACGTGGTGCTCCTGAACAACTTCGGGTCCTCCGAGTCCGGGTCCAACGGCAGGGCGACGGACGACTCCGGCCCGGAGAAGGGCTTCCGCCTCCAGGTCAACGACCGTACGCAGGTGGTGGACCCGGTGTCGCACGAGCCGGTGCCGGTCGGCGTGCCCGGGCGGCTCGCGCAGCGCGGGCACGTCCCGCTCGGCTACTACAACGACCCGGTGAAGACGGCGGAGACCTTCTTCCAGAAGGGCACGGAGCGCTGGGTCCTGCTCGGCGACATGGCGACGGTCGACGAGCAGGGCATCGTCACCGTGCTGGGGCGCGGCTCGCAGTGCATCAACACCGGTGGCGAGAAGGTCTATCCGGAGGAGGTCGAGCAGGCGCTGAAGTCGCATCCGGACGTGTACGACGCCCTGGTGGCGGGTGTCCCGGACCCGACGTGGGGCAGCCATGTGGCCGCGGTGGTCCAGGTACGGGACGGGGCGCCGGAGCCGACGCTGGAGGAGATCCAGCGCCACTGCCGGACCCGGCTGGCCGGCTACAAGATCCCGCGCCAGCTGGTGATCACGCCGGCCGTCCAGCGCTCCCCGAGCGGCAAGGCGGACTACCGCTGGGCGAAGGCGGTGGCCACGGAGGCGGACGCCGCACGCTGA
- a CDS encoding crotonase/enoyl-CoA hydratase family protein gives MGGTEHLTAERRGATLVLTMNRPEAKNALSLPLLVGLYDGWLEADADDTVRSVVLTGAGGDFCAGMDLKALAGKGMAGDQYRDRLKADPDLHWKAMLRHHRPRKPVIAAVEGYCVAGGTEILQGTDIRVAGAGATFGLFEVKRGLFPIGGSTVRLPRQVPRTHALEMLLTGRPYSAEEAARIGLVGRVVPDGTALEAALETAELINACGPLAVEAVKASVYEAAELTETEGLAAELVRGWPVFDTADAKEGARAFAEKRRPLYRRA, from the coding sequence ATGGGTGGGACCGAACACCTGACCGCGGAGCGCCGCGGCGCCACGCTGGTGCTCACCATGAACAGGCCCGAAGCGAAGAACGCGCTCTCGCTTCCCCTGTTGGTGGGCCTGTACGACGGCTGGCTGGAGGCGGACGCGGACGACACGGTCCGCTCGGTGGTCCTGACGGGCGCGGGCGGCGACTTCTGCGCCGGGATGGACCTCAAGGCGCTCGCGGGCAAGGGCATGGCGGGCGACCAGTACCGGGACCGGCTCAAGGCCGACCCCGACCTGCACTGGAAGGCGATGCTCCGTCACCACCGGCCGCGCAAGCCGGTGATCGCCGCGGTGGAGGGGTACTGCGTCGCGGGCGGCACCGAGATCCTCCAGGGCACCGACATCCGGGTCGCCGGGGCCGGGGCCACGTTCGGGCTGTTCGAGGTCAAGCGGGGGCTGTTCCCGATCGGCGGCTCCACGGTGCGGCTGCCGCGGCAGGTGCCGCGCACGCACGCGCTGGAGATGCTGCTGACCGGCCGCCCGTACTCGGCCGAGGAGGCGGCGCGGATCGGGCTCGTGGGGCGGGTGGTGCCCGACGGGACGGCGCTGGAGGCGGCGCTGGAGACCGCCGAGCTGATCAACGCGTGCGGGCCGCTGGCCGTCGAGGCGGTGAAGGCGTCCGTCTACGAGGCCGCCGAGCTGACGGAGACGGAGGGGCTCGCGGCCGAACTGGTGCGGGGCTGGCCGGTCTTCGACACGGCCGACGCGAAGGAGGGGGCGCGGGCCTTCGCGGAGAAGCGCCGCCCGCTCTACCGCCGAGCCTAG
- a CDS encoding Zn-ribbon domain-containing OB-fold protein, with amino-acid sequence MTAASPPEVLRAPLVVEFPFTRSLGPVQSAFLTGLREGVVLGVKTSDGRVMVPPAEYDPVTAEEIRELVEVAPTGTVTTWAWNGEPRPHQPLAAPFAWVLVRLDGADTAILHALDAPGPEAVSTGMRVRVRWAPERTGAITDIACFEPYGGEETGGAATPHDGVFAEPVTGIVAEARLDYTYSPGRAQTAYINALSERRTVGERCPSCHKVYVPPRGACPTCGVATTDRVEVGPAGTVTTYCIVNIKARNLDIEVPYVYAHIALDGAGLALHGRIGGIPYDQVRMGLRVEPVWTDGGRHPDHYRPTGEPDADYDAYKELI; translated from the coding sequence ATGACAGCCGCGTCCCCGCCCGAGGTGCTGCGTGCGCCTCTCGTCGTCGAGTTCCCCTTCACCCGCTCCCTCGGACCCGTCCAGAGCGCCTTCCTCACGGGCCTCCGCGAAGGCGTCGTGCTCGGCGTCAAGACCTCCGACGGCCGCGTCATGGTGCCGCCCGCCGAGTACGACCCCGTCACCGCCGAGGAGATCCGGGAGCTCGTCGAGGTCGCCCCCACCGGCACCGTCACCACCTGGGCCTGGAACGGGGAGCCCCGCCCCCACCAGCCCCTCGCCGCTCCCTTCGCCTGGGTCCTCGTACGCCTCGACGGCGCGGACACCGCGATCCTGCACGCCCTCGACGCTCCCGGCCCCGAGGCGGTGTCCACCGGGATGCGGGTACGGGTCCGCTGGGCCCCCGAACGCACCGGGGCCATCACCGACATCGCCTGCTTCGAGCCGTACGGGGGCGAGGAGACGGGAGGGGCGGCCACCCCGCACGACGGGGTCTTCGCCGAGCCCGTCACCGGCATCGTCGCCGAGGCCCGCCTGGACTACACCTACAGCCCCGGCCGCGCCCAGACCGCCTACATCAACGCGCTCTCCGAGCGGCGCACCGTCGGCGAGCGCTGCCCCTCCTGCCACAAGGTCTACGTCCCCCCGCGCGGCGCCTGCCCCACCTGCGGCGTGGCCACCACCGACCGGGTCGAGGTCGGCCCGGCCGGGACCGTCACCACCTACTGCATCGTCAACATCAAGGCGCGGAACCTCGACATCGAGGTCCCCTACGTCTACGCCCACATCGCCCTCGACGGCGCCGGCCTCGCCCTCCACGGCCGGATCGGCGGCATCCCGTACGACCAGGTCCGCATGGGCCTGCGCGTCGAACCGGTGTGGACCGACGGCGGCCGCCACCCCGACCACTACCGCCCCACCGGCGAACCGGACGCGGACTACGACGCGTACAAGGAGCTCATCTGA
- a CDS encoding thiolase domain-containing protein, with the protein MARTSRHARDVAVVAFAQSDHLRRTDELSEVEMVMPVLHQVLAATGLKAGEIGFTCSGSSDYLAGRAFSFTMTLDGVGAWPPISESHVEMDGAWALYEAWVKIQTGEADTALVYAYGKSSPGSVRDVLTRQLDPYYLAPLWPDSVALAALQAQALIDAGETDERALAAIGARSRAAAEGNPHAQLSGAVPQGGYQVRPLRTGDCPPVGDGAAAVVLAAGDLARRLCERPAWITGIDHRIEAHGLGLRDLTDSPSTRIAAEHAGVFEGPVDTAELHAPFSSQEVVLRKALGLGEGEGDAVAVNPSGGALAANPVMAAGLIRIGEAAARIHRGESHRAVAHATSGPCLQQNLVAVLEGDPA; encoded by the coding sequence ATGGCCAGGACGAGCAGGCACGCACGCGACGTGGCCGTCGTCGCCTTCGCCCAGAGCGACCACCTGCGCCGCACCGACGAACTCAGCGAAGTCGAGATGGTGATGCCGGTCCTGCACCAGGTCCTGGCCGCCACCGGCCTCAAGGCGGGCGAGATCGGCTTCACCTGCTCCGGCTCCAGCGACTACCTGGCCGGCCGGGCCTTCTCCTTCACCATGACCCTCGACGGGGTCGGCGCCTGGCCGCCGATCTCCGAGTCGCACGTCGAGATGGACGGCGCGTGGGCGCTCTACGAGGCCTGGGTCAAGATCCAGACCGGCGAGGCCGACACCGCGCTCGTCTACGCGTACGGGAAGTCCTCCCCGGGCTCCGTGCGCGACGTCCTCACCCGGCAGCTCGACCCGTACTACCTCGCCCCCCTGTGGCCCGACTCGGTGGCCCTGGCCGCCCTCCAGGCGCAGGCGCTGATCGACGCGGGGGAGACCGACGAGCGCGCGCTGGCCGCCATCGGCGCCCGCAGCCGGGCCGCCGCCGAGGGCAACCCGCACGCCCAGCTCAGCGGAGCCGTCCCGCAGGGCGGCTACCAGGTGCGGCCCCTGCGTACGGGCGACTGCCCGCCCGTCGGGGACGGCGCGGCCGCCGTCGTGCTGGCCGCGGGCGACCTCGCGCGGCGGCTGTGCGAACGGCCCGCCTGGATCACCGGCATCGACCACCGCATCGAGGCCCACGGCCTGGGCCTGCGCGACCTGACCGACTCCCCGTCCACCCGGATCGCCGCCGAGCACGCCGGGGTCTTCGAAGGCCCCGTCGACACGGCGGAACTGCACGCGCCGTTCTCCTCCCAGGAGGTCGTGCTCCGCAAGGCCCTCGGACTCGGCGAAGGCGAAGGCGACGCGGTGGCCGTCAACCCCTCCGGCGGGGCCCTCGCCGCCAACCCCGTCATGGCCGCCGGCCTGATCCGGATCGGCGAGGCGGCCGCCCGCATCCACCGCGGCGAGTCCCACCGGGCCGTCGCCCACGCCACCTCCGGCCCCTGCCTCCAGCAGAACCTGGTCGCCGTCCTGGAAGGGGACCCGGCATGA
- a CDS encoding thiolase domain-containing protein yields MSTQGKEPVAVVGIGQTKHVAARRDVSLAGLVREAAARALADAELTWADIDAVVIGKAPDFFEGVMMPELYLADALGAVGKPMLRVHTAGSVGGSTALVAANLVAARVHRTVLTLAFEKQSESNAMWGLSLPVPFQQPLLAGAGGFFAPHVRAYMRRTGAPDTVGSLVAYKDRRNALKNPYAHLHEHDITLEKVQASPMLWDPIRYSETCPSSDGACAMVLTDRAGAARSPRPPAWVHGGAMRSEPTLFAGKDFVSPQAGKDCAADVYRQAGITDPRREIDTVEMYVPFSWYEPMWLENLGFAGEGEGWKLTEAGVTELDGDLPVNPSGGVLSTNPIGASGMIRFAEAALQVRGAAGEHQVPGARRALGHAYGGGAQFFAMWLVGAQPPAS; encoded by the coding sequence ATGAGCACACAGGGCAAGGAGCCCGTAGCCGTCGTCGGCATCGGCCAGACCAAGCACGTCGCCGCCCGCCGCGACGTCTCCCTCGCCGGCCTGGTCCGCGAGGCCGCCGCCCGCGCCCTCGCCGACGCCGAGCTGACCTGGGCGGACATCGACGCGGTCGTCATCGGCAAGGCCCCCGACTTCTTCGAGGGCGTGATGATGCCGGAGCTCTACCTGGCGGACGCCCTCGGCGCGGTCGGCAAACCGATGCTCCGCGTCCACACGGCGGGGTCCGTCGGCGGGTCCACCGCCCTGGTCGCCGCCAACCTGGTCGCGGCCCGCGTCCACCGCACCGTCCTGACCCTCGCCTTCGAGAAGCAGTCCGAGTCCAACGCCATGTGGGGGCTCTCGCTCCCCGTCCCCTTCCAGCAGCCGCTGCTGGCGGGCGCGGGCGGCTTCTTCGCCCCGCACGTGCGCGCGTACATGCGGCGCACCGGCGCGCCCGACACGGTGGGCTCGCTCGTCGCCTACAAGGACCGGCGCAACGCGCTGAAGAACCCGTACGCGCACCTTCACGAGCACGACATCACCCTGGAGAAGGTCCAGGCGTCGCCGATGCTCTGGGACCCGATCCGGTACTCCGAGACCTGCCCCTCCTCGGACGGCGCCTGCGCGATGGTCCTCACCGACCGTGCGGGCGCGGCCCGTTCGCCCAGGCCGCCCGCCTGGGTGCACGGCGGTGCGATGCGCAGCGAGCCGACCCTCTTCGCCGGGAAGGACTTCGTCTCCCCGCAGGCCGGGAAGGACTGCGCGGCCGACGTCTACCGGCAGGCCGGGATCACCGACCCGCGCCGGGAGATCGACACGGTGGAGATGTACGTGCCGTTCTCCTGGTACGAACCCATGTGGCTGGAGAACCTGGGCTTCGCCGGGGAGGGCGAGGGCTGGAAGCTCACCGAGGCGGGGGTCACCGAACTCGACGGCGACCTCCCCGTGAACCCCTCCGGCGGGGTGCTGTCCACCAACCCGATCGGCGCCTCCGGCATGATCCGCTTCGCCGAGGCGGCCCTCCAGGTCCGGGGCGCGGCCGGGGAGCACCAAGTCCCGGGAGCCCGCCGGGCGCTGGGGCACGCGTACGGCGGCGGCGCGCAGTTCTTCGCGATGTGGCTGGTCGGGGCGCAGCCGCCGGCCTCCTGA
- a CDS encoding DUF397 domain-containing protein translates to MAESMTSQPLAGWGKPDLDLSGADWRSSSRGVGDVQIAFVEGFIAMRNGERPDSPSLIFAPDEWRKFVLEARGGEFDLT, encoded by the coding sequence GTGGCCGAGAGCATGACTTCGCAGCCCCTCGCCGGCTGGGGCAAGCCCGACCTCGATCTCAGCGGGGCGGACTGGCGCTCGAGCAGCCGGGGGGTGGGCGACGTCCAGATCGCCTTCGTGGAAGGGTTCATCGCGATGCGCAACGGCGAACGCCCCGACAGCCCCTCGCTGATCTTCGCGCCGGACGAGTGGCGCAAGTTCGTCCTGGAGGCCCGGGGCGGGGAGTTCGACCTGACCTGA